In Streptantibioticus cattleyicolor NRRL 8057 = DSM 46488, a genomic segment contains:
- a CDS encoding permease produces MSAIVHALSITGSMAWEIAWALVLGFALSAVVQAVVRKGTVVRLLGDARPRTLALASLLGAASSSCSYAAVALARSLFRKGADFTAAMAFEIASTNLVVELGVILALLMGWQFTLAEFTGGPVMIAVLAVVFRLLLRPGLLRAAREQAERGVAGSMEGHAAMDMSVRREGSFARRLFSGEGFTSVAHVFVMEWAAILKDLVLGLLVAGAIAAWVPDAFWRAFFFDGHPLAAKVWGPLIGPVVAVVSFVCSIGNVPLAVVLWRGGISFGGVVAFIFADLLIVPILTIYRKYYGARMAAFLLASFYAAAVAAGYVVEVVFGAAGLVPGRTGAAVPVSGVRWNYTTWLNIAFLLVAAALVVRFLRTGGPAMLRMMGGAPTDHEGTGHHTG; encoded by the coding sequence ATGTCCGCGATCGTGCACGCACTGTCCATCACCGGGTCGATGGCCTGGGAGATCGCCTGGGCGCTCGTCCTCGGCTTCGCCCTCTCCGCGGTCGTGCAGGCGGTGGTGCGCAAGGGCACCGTCGTACGGCTGCTGGGCGACGCCCGGCCTCGCACGCTGGCGCTCGCCTCGCTGCTCGGCGCCGCCTCCTCGTCGTGCTCCTACGCGGCGGTGGCGCTGGCCCGTTCGCTCTTCCGCAAGGGGGCCGACTTCACCGCGGCGATGGCCTTCGAGATCGCCTCCACCAATCTGGTGGTGGAACTCGGCGTCATCCTGGCGCTGCTGATGGGGTGGCAGTTCACGCTGGCCGAGTTCACCGGTGGACCGGTGATGATCGCGGTGCTGGCGGTGGTCTTCCGGCTGCTGCTGCGGCCCGGGCTGCTGCGTGCGGCGCGGGAGCAGGCCGAGCGCGGGGTGGCCGGGTCGATGGAGGGCCACGCGGCGATGGACATGTCGGTGCGGCGGGAGGGCTCCTTCGCCCGGCGGCTGTTCTCCGGCGAGGGGTTCACCTCGGTGGCCCATGTCTTCGTCATGGAATGGGCGGCGATCCTCAAGGACCTGGTCCTCGGGCTGCTGGTGGCCGGCGCGATCGCCGCCTGGGTGCCCGACGCGTTCTGGCGTGCCTTCTTCTTCGACGGGCATCCGCTGGCCGCCAAGGTCTGGGGCCCGCTGATCGGGCCGGTGGTCGCGGTGGTCTCCTTCGTCTGCTCGATCGGCAACGTGCCGCTGGCCGTCGTGCTGTGGCGGGGCGGCATCAGCTTCGGCGGCGTGGTCGCCTTCATCTTCGCCGACCTGCTCATCGTGCCCATCCTCACCATCTACCGGAAGTACTACGGCGCCCGGATGGCCGCGTTCCTGCTCGCCTCCTTCTACGCCGCCGCCGTGGCCGCCGGGTACGTGGTCGAGGTGGTCTTCGGCGCCGCGGGCCTCGTCCCCGGCCGGACCGGCGCGGCCGTGCCCGTGTCGGGCGTGCGGTGGAACTACACCACCTGGCTGAACATCGCGTTCCTGCTGGTCGCCGCCGCCCTGGTGGTCCGGTTCCTGCGTACCGGCGGCCCGGCGATGCTGCGGATGATGGGCGGCGCCCCGACGGACCACGAGGGCACCGGCCACCACACCGGATGA